In Pedobacter sp. WC2423, the following are encoded in one genomic region:
- a CDS encoding HlyD family secretion protein — MNEEEIYHSNQRTEQVQDIIERMPTRFGFWVSLIVLFIFIMLLLFGWLVRYPDVVTGQIVINANNAPLKLIANSSGKIKLNNVRSMDQIKEGQVIAYIENPTRLENVLLIEQILKDYNPNADTITNVFAKLPHNFSMGDLNIKYYSFVNSLQNYINYRENKLMDKQDSNLRILQSEQKNAITSAEKRVEMSINNLEYVYKSYRRDSLLFIKRVISESEFDKTNLSYIAAKDGYQFSLNNMINAKQSEQQTGGKRQELSVQKPEKQIELRMAVISAFNDLQDNIKSWEQKYIFRSPFSGKVQFLKFYTDDQFITSGEPVFTIVAKEEKALGQVSLPALGSGKIKIGQEVIVKLDNFPYMEYGSIKGQVNSISLTTNITKTENSNIDTYMVLVDFPDQLRTNYGKQLDFRAEAKGTAEIITNDRRLVQRFFDNLKYVLNK; from the coding sequence CCAATCAGCGTACAGAGCAAGTACAGGATATTATAGAACGTATGCCCACAAGATTTGGATTCTGGGTAAGCCTAATAGTCCTTTTTATATTTATTATGCTGCTTCTTTTTGGCTGGTTGGTACGCTATCCGGACGTAGTAACAGGACAAATTGTTATCAATGCAAACAATGCGCCTTTAAAGCTCATCGCGAACAGCAGTGGCAAAATTAAGCTCAATAACGTTAGGTCTATGGATCAGATCAAAGAGGGGCAGGTAATTGCTTATATTGAAAATCCTACGCGGTTAGAAAATGTTCTTTTGATCGAGCAAATCCTCAAAGACTATAATCCCAATGCGGATACGATTACGAATGTTTTTGCAAAACTACCGCACAATTTTTCCATGGGTGACCTGAATATAAAGTACTATTCTTTTGTCAATAGCCTGCAAAACTACATTAACTATAGGGAAAATAAACTGATGGATAAACAAGATTCTAATTTAAGGATCCTGCAATCAGAACAGAAAAATGCGATTACATCTGCAGAGAAACGTGTGGAGATGAGTATCAATAATTTAGAATATGTTTACAAATCTTATCGGCGTGATTCTTTACTTTTTATCAAAAGAGTCATTAGTGAATCTGAGTTTGACAAAACCAACCTGAGCTACATTGCGGCCAAAGATGGTTATCAGTTTTCTTTAAATAATATGATTAATGCGAAGCAATCGGAACAGCAGACCGGTGGTAAAAGACAAGAACTTTCAGTTCAGAAACCTGAAAAACAGATTGAATTGCGCATGGCAGTTATTTCGGCATTTAATGATCTTCAGGATAATATTAAAAGTTGGGAACAGAAATATATCTTTAGATCTCCTTTTTCAGGGAAAGTTCAGTTCTTGAAATTTTATACTGATGATCAGTTTATTACAAGTGGAGAACCTGTATTTACAATTGTTGCTAAAGAAGAAAAGGCACTTGGACAGGTTTCATTGCCTGCTCTTGGTTCAGGTAAGATTAAAATCGGACAAGAGGTAATTGTGAAATTGGACAATTTTCCATATATGGAATATGGATCTATCAAGGGACAGGTAAATTCCATTTCATTGACAACTAATATCACTAAAACTGAGAATAGTAATATTGATACTTATATGGTGCTGGTAGATTTTCCCGATCAGTTAAGAACAAATTATGGGAAACAATTGGATTTCAGGGCTGAAGCTAAGGGAACAGCTGAAATCATTACAAATGACAGGCGCCTGGTGCAAAGATTTTTTGATAACTTGAAGTATGTCTTAAATAAATAG
- a CDS encoding GNAT family N-acetyltransferase, with protein MNITIREIQPEDNAAMALILKTSLEEFGLNIPGTAYFDESTNHLYEAFRVGGSKYYVAEQGNEILGGVGLYPSSGLPEDTVELVKMYLASPHRGRGLGKILMQKCIALAEELGYKYIYLESMPELSAAVSAYEKLGFKLLDKPIGNTGHYSCSIWMLYTIGSC; from the coding sequence ATGAATATAACGATAAGAGAAATTCAGCCAGAAGATAATGCTGCAATGGCCTTAATTCTAAAAACAAGTCTGGAAGAGTTTGGCCTTAATATTCCAGGTACTGCTTATTTTGATGAGAGTACGAATCATCTGTATGAGGCATTTCGTGTGGGAGGCAGTAAATATTATGTTGCTGAACAAGGAAATGAAATTTTAGGTGGAGTAGGATTGTATCCTTCAAGTGGGCTTCCTGAAGATACTGTTGAACTGGTGAAGATGTACCTGGCCTCACCACACAGAGGCAGGGGATTGGGCAAAATATTGATGCAGAAATGTATTGCGCTGGCAGAAGAACTAGGGTATAAATATATTTACCTCGAATCCATGCCAGAGCTCTCTGCTGCGGTTTCTGCTTATGAGAAACTAGGCTTCAAACTATTAGATAAGCCAATTGGTAACACAGGTCATTATTCCTGTTCCATTTGGATGTTATATACGATAGGTTCCTGCTAA
- a CDS encoding RNA polymerase sigma factor, whose protein sequence is MLLLIVVFPVKTNSLSVISIANNEEKELIKELKLMDMRAFSFLYQQYSSALLSIILKIVKSKETAEDVLQETFTKVASRINQYDETKGRLFTWMARIARNKALDQIKARGSANSARNIKIEEIMDLVEMNNVCYYNPDTIGIGQLTTTLNPFQKEVLDLVYFQGYSHAETAKILNIPIGTVKTRIRISILTLRKYFTIPLVFDLY, encoded by the coding sequence ATGCTTTTACTCATTGTAGTCTTCCCTGTAAAGACAAATTCCCTGTCTGTAATTAGTATTGCCAATAATGAGGAAAAGGAATTGATCAAGGAGTTGAAATTAATGGATATGAGAGCATTCTCTTTCTTATATCAGCAATATTCATCCGCACTGTTATCCATTATCCTGAAGATTGTGAAATCCAAAGAAACAGCAGAAGATGTTTTACAGGAAACCTTTACGAAAGTAGCATCCAGAATTAATCAGTATGATGAAACTAAAGGAAGATTATTTACCTGGATGGCAAGAATTGCCAGAAATAAAGCACTTGACCAGATCAAAGCACGCGGATCGGCTAATAGTGCCAGAAACATAAAAATAGAGGAAATTATGGATCTGGTAGAAATGAATAATGTTTGTTATTACAATCCCGATACCATTGGGATCGGACAATTGACTACCACATTAAATCCTTTTCAGAAAGAAGTATTGGATCTGGTTTATTTTCAAGGCTATTCACATGCTGAAACAGCTAAGATTCTTAATATTCCAATTGGTACAGTTAAAACCAGGATAAGGATTTCGATCTTGACCTTGAGAAAATATTTCACTATACCGCTGGTGTTTGATTTATACTGA